The Thalassotalea sediminis genome includes the window AGGCGATTGTACAATACCGTGGAAACTTTGCTATCGACAATATTATTAAGCGTAATGGCTTAACAGATAACGATAATCAAACGGTCTCTGAGCAAGCAATTGCCATTAACAATGATTTATTAAGATCGTTACCACGAGATTTGGCAATTAAGGAAGAATCACTCGATAAAGGATATGATTTTAAAGGTCATATCGGTAATAGCTTTGATGAAGACTTTTTTGGTGGTCGTATTGGCTTTTTAGCCTCGGTTGCGTATGACAACGATTGGGATTCTGCAACTCAAAAAACTGCAGTGATCGCACAAGATGTTGAAAAGGGCTGTGCAACAACACTGAAAAATGCCGATGACGCAGCTAATTCTTGCTATAACACGGTTAAGAACTCAACAGTTACCACTGAAAATGAGCGTATTACCGGTGTGTTAAACTTAGGTTATACTTTTGGCACGCATTCAATTTCATGGAACAATATTTATCTTGAGGATAATGAAGATGAATTAGAAGTTGCGCAACAAGAAAGTCCAGCAGGTAGTACAGTATTTACTATTGCTAACGACGGTCGTGCAAACCGCTTCCATGATTTTAATTATGAAGAAAGAACATTAAATATTTCTCAAGTGATTGGTCAACATACCTTCGTTGATTACTGGGGATTAGGTGCTGATTGGCAATATACTGAGTCAAAAGCGAAAACCGACATTCCATTCAGCGCACAATACAAATTTCGCGATAATTTTGATAATAGTACTTACGTTAATTCAAACATTACCGGTGATGACAACCGCGTGATTTTTGCTTTCACGGATATGGAAGATCGCGTTAAATCATACGGTGGTAATTTAACCTTACCTGTTTATGGTGACGGTTATGAACTTGAGTTAAAGGCAGGTTATGATTTTTCAGACCGCGGTCGTCACTATACGACGTCTAGCTTTGCAGTAAATAATCAAGCAGGGACTGGAATCGTTGTTAATGAAGATGGTTCTTCACCGTTAACAACAAGTGGTTATTTGACGGATGACTTTATAGCTGGTCAACGTATTTTAGTGGATTTTAATGAGCCAACAGCACCGGATGCTGACGATTATTTAGCGGCGCAAAAAGTGGATGCCGCTTATGGCTCGTTTGATTTAATCTACGATAAAATCCGCATTAGTGGTGGTGTTCGTTACGAAGATTTCAAACAAAGTTCTATTGGTACCTCAAGCTTAATTTTTACTAAAGAAGACTTAGATATTTTCTATTCTCCAGAAAAAATTGAAGCGGGTAGTATCAGTGAAGATGATGTTTATCCTTCATTGGCGTTCACGTACTTGGGTGATGATACCTATCAAATTCGTGCAAGTTATGGTGAAACTGTTGTTCGACCAGATCTTCGTGAAGTGGTACCAGTAGCCTACTATGACCCATTAACCGATATTCGTACCTTTGGTCGTATTGGCTTACTGTCTAGCCCGATTAAAAACTATGATTTACGTTATGAGTACTACGCTGAAAACGGTAATAACTTCACGGTAGCGGCATTTTTCAAAGACATTACCTCACCGATTGAAACGGTATTGCAAGTAGGTGATGAAGATTACTCAGCAACATTTGTTAACGGTGAAACGGGTGAAGTGAAAGGTATTGAGTTTGAATGGATGTACGACTTAAACATGTTGGCGGATGGCTTTTTTACCTCAGGTAATGTTACGCTAAGTGATTCTGAAGTAAGCATTAATCCAGCACTTGCTGGTAACTTGACCAACCCAACTAAACGAATGAATGGACACTCTGAATATGTAGTAAACTTGCAGTTAAACTATGATTCAGCAAATGGTAACCATTCGGGATCGCTAGTCTACAACGTATTTGGTGATCGTATTATTGCCTCAGGTGTTGGTGGAAGAGAAGATGCGCTTGAACAACCGTTTCATGCATTAGATTTTGTATATACGTATTACCCAGACTTTAACTCTAAAGTGAAACTGAAAGTGAAGAATTTACTGGATGAATCGCAAGAGGTAACGCAATCCGGTGTTATTGTACGTGAGAAAGAAGTGGGTACCAGTATTAGCTTGAGCTATACCTACGAGTTTTAATCTTGCGTTAAAGCATTAACTTAGTATAAAAGCCCTTAATGATAAGTTAAGGGCTTTTTTGATTTTCATAGTAGAATTAAAGGGGTCAGGTACAATAAAAGCGTTATTTTAATTGTACCTGACCCCTTTAATTTGAGAAAGTAGTGCCCCGAGAGAGGTACATTTTATGTTAGCTTTTTAGACGCTGGATATTAACTAATGTACTTACGTTATTTGATTATCGCTAAGCTAAGACCTAAGTAAATTGTCGTAAACAATAGCTGAATTAAGGTTCTCTCAGGTGGCATATGTAATGCTAGCCCTGGCATAGATTTTATTTGTCTCCAACTAGGAATGAACATCACAGAATATCGTTCAAAATTAATGAACTTGCGTTGGCACGAAACTAAGAACAGTTTTATACCTGATAGATAAGCAATGACAAAGGTGGAAGCGCCAATAAGTTCTACCAATGCCATCAATTCCATACTGATCAGTAATTCTGGTCCAGCTATTAGCAAAACAATTACAATGGCTAGAGATTTCCAAAATGTGCTTTTTAGCCTGTTATGGAAATTCATTAGTTTTGCTTTAACAATGTTCATAGCTATGTCCTTGTCAAAACTTATAGGGCAAAGGGGTTGCTCTACCATTATTCGTTGACGCAATTTTATTGCTATTTTCAATATCTTTCCAAGCGGTTACCTTGCCACCTCGATTTAATACCTCAAATGGTGTTGAAGCCTCTTCAGTGTCAAGAAACGTAGTAAGTTTCCTTAACGCGTCGGTATCAGTTAACGCAAGGTATAGTAATTTTTCTGGTTGTTGGGCAAAGTGAGCAAGCACGCGTTTGTGGTGTTCTTGATAGGCATTTATTAAAAACGCATCGTCATTGATGTTATCTAGACTAAAAGGCGAAAATATAGCTTGATAGCAACGTTTTATAATAGGGTTAAAGCCACCATCTTCACGTACCACGTTTTTATGCATACGTAATAATAACTGCCTGATTGAAGGCACCCATTGTTCTAACTCTCGTTCGAGCAAAATAAACTTACTGTTAGGGTATGCGTGATCTAATGCGATAAAATCGTTAAAAATGGGGGTGTCAGCAATGACTTGTGCTTGCGTAAATGTATTTTCGGTATAGGCAGTATGGGCAACTTTAAAGCCTAATTCTAAACACTTTTTACAAATACTTGTCGTGCCAGTACGTGGCAAGCCAATAATAAAAACTTTATCGAAGGAATTGATTGTCACGGTTATTATAGCAGCTAAGTTGATGAGGTTAGTGTAACGAATTCGTCAGAAAACGTTAATATAAAACTGTTATTTAAATGCTATAACTGTTTTAGTCGTTCGCTACATTACCCTTGAACTGTAAGATTTTTGTCACCTTTTTGTCATTTAATAAAGTTGCAATATTACTGAAACTTTACTGTCACAATTAATTATTACACTTTGCTTCATTATTTACTTGGAAAATTTGATTTTCCAGCTGCCATTGCGCAGTTAACACATAATGAAGGTTTAACTATGAAAATGTTCAAGTTGGCACCAGCAAGTATGCTAGTCGGTGCCATTACCTTGTCCTTATCAAGCGTAGCTGCTCAGCAAACGGATGTTAAAGAGGTTGTTGAAGCGGGCAAGAAAATTACAACGTCTGCAAACAAGTCCCAACAACGCGTTGACCGCATCAATGAGCAAATTCAAACCAAGCTTCAGCAGTTCAAAACACTGAATAAAGAAATTGACGGTTTAACTGTTTACAACCAACAAATGCAAACACAAATCGACAATCAACTCACAGAGCTTGAGCAGTTATCTATTTCGATGGAACAAGTCAGTGTAATCGAGCGTCAAGTTTCACCCTTGATGGCGCGTATGATTGACTCGCTTGAGACGTTCGTGAAGTTAGACGTACCTTTTTTACCTGAAGAACGAGCAAACCGCGTAGAAGTGTTACGTCGTATGTTAACACGTGCAGATGTTTCTGTTGCCGAGAAATTCAGGCAAGTACTAGAAGCTTATCAAGTTGAAGTTGATTATGGTCGTACTATCGAAGCATACACAGGGCTACAAAATGTTGACGGTCAGGAGCGTGATGTTGACTTTTTACGCATCGGTCGTGTCAGTTTAGTTTATCGCACACGTGATGGTCAGCACATGGGCATGTGGGATCAACAAAGTGGCGACTGGAAGCCTTTAGATGCTAGTTATCGTACAGACATTAACAAAGCGCTACGTATAGCACGTAAGCAGTTAGCACCAGATTTAATCGTTGCACCCGTTGCCCAAACATCTGCTGAGTAAAGAGAATAATGATGAATAAAATAACTAAATTAATTTCCGCACTAGCGTTTGGCGCGTTATCAACAAGTGTTATTGCGCAAGACCAAGCAACGTCGCTCGACCAATTGTTAAAACAATTAGAACAGGGGCAAATTGCACAAAGTCAAGAAAACAAGCAACGTGAAGCTGAATTTAATGCGCGTAAAGCCGAGCAAGATAACATGCTTGTTGATGCAAGAAATACGCGTGACCAAGCGGTTAACCGAAGTGCTGAACTAGAACAAACTTTTCAAGACAATGAAATTGAATTAGGCAATCGAATTGAAGCGCTAAACAAGCGTATGGGTGAATTAAAAGAGTTGTTCGGTGTATTGCAACAAGTAGCTGGTGATGCGCGCAGCAAGTTTACAACGTCGGTTGTTTCAGCACAAATTCCTGGTCGAGGCGAGTTTTTAGATCAGTTTGCACAGAGCATGGGGTCAACGTCTAAGCTAGCTTCTATTGAAGAAATTGAGCGTTTATGGTTTGAATTACAACGTGAAATGACCGAGAACGGTAAAGTACACAAGTTTAACCGTGAAGTGGTTGCGGCAGATGGCGCTAAGTCAAATCAAGAAGTTATTCGCATTGGTGGCTTTAGCTTAGTGTCGAACGGTAAGTACTTAGAGTACATAGATGAAACAGGCTCGGTGGCTGAATTAATTCGTCAACCCAATAGCCGTTATCTTGATTCAGCACAGGCGTTAACTACAAGCAACGGTGACGTTGTTCCTTTCGCATTAGACCCTACAGGCGGTTCAATTTTAAGCTTATTGGTTCAAGCACCTGACACTCAAGAGCGCGTCGACCAAGGTGGCGCAGTTGGTTATGTCATTTTAGCCATTGGTGCTATTGGTTTACTTATCGCGTTGGAACGTTTTATTACTTTGTTCTTAGTCGGTAACAAAATTAATCGTCAACTTAAAACAGACGTTGCGTCAAACGACAACCCATTGGGTCGTGTGATGTTGGTGAAAGATGAAAACAAAAACGCTGATACTGAAACATTAGAGCTTAAATTGTCTGAACGTATTTTGGCTGAAGTTCCGAAAATTACCAGTCGCTTAACCTTAATCAAAATTGTCTCTGTTGTTGCCCCGCTAATCGGTTTATTAGGTACGGTAACCGGTATGATTAACACTTTCCAAGCGATTACCTTATTTGGTACTGGTGACCCGAAACTGATGGCTGGCGGCATTTCTCAAGCGCTTGTAACAACAGTATTAGGTCTTGTTGTAGCGATTCCTATGGTGTTTATCTCAACACTACTTAATACACGTAGTCGCGGCATTATAAATATTTTGCAGCAGCAAAGCGCTGGCATTATTGCCGAGCGTGCTGAAAGTGAAGAATTGGCGAAGAAGGGAGCGTAAGCCCATGGTTTTATTCATCGAATTGATGAATAGCATACGCGAATTTTTAGATACCGGCGGTCAGGTGTTAACCGTTATCGCTGGTGTAATTTGTCTGATGTGGTTACTAATTTTTGAACGTTTGTATTTTTTCTTTGTGGGTTATCAACAAATGAAGAAGCGCATGGTTCAAGCATGGCAAAACAGAGCAGAAAGAAGTTCATGGAATGCTGAGCAAATTAGGATCGCAAACGTATCGAGAGTAACAGAGTCGTTAAATAACAACGTAGCACTCATTCAAAGTTTAGTGGTGCTTTGTCCTCTACTAGGACTACTCGGAACGGTTACAGGCATGATTGAAGTATTCGATGTTATGGCTATTTCAGGCAGCGGTAATGCGCGCTCAATGGCTTCGGGTGTGTCGAAAGCGACAATACCAACAATGGCAGGCATGGTTGGTTCATTATCCGGTGTATTTATTGTGACTTGGTTACAACGCAAAACGAAAAGACGCACAGAGCAAATGGAAGATGCGTTACCTTTAGCTCACTAGCGCTAAAGTAAAATTAAACCAAGAAATTAGGCTTAAAGAGGTTAGAACATGCGTTCTCAATTAGCAAAAGTTTTACAAGAGCAGGAAGAAGCAGAAGAAATTAACATGACGCCAATGTTAGATGTTGTTTTTATTCTCCTTATCTTCTTTATCGTTACCGCTTCATTCGTAAAAGAAGCAGGTATCGAAGTTAACCGCCCAGAAGCAGCTACGGCGGTTAAAAAAGAACGAGCAAACATTTTAGTGGCCATTAGCGACACGGGTGAAATTTGGATCAATAAACGTCGTGTAGATGTACGTGCGGTTCAAGCTAACATCGAACGCTTAAAGGCTGAAAACCCGCAAGGTACTGTGGTGATTCAAGCCGATAAAAAAGCGACAACAGATGTGTTAATTAAAGTAATGGATTCAGCGCGTGCAGCAGGCGTTTTTGATGTATCAATTGCGGCAGATGAGGCGTAGCCATGTTTGAGAATATTAGTCGATATGCGGTGTCTTTTGCTTTGGCGGTTTTTGTCACCATCGCATTGCTGTGGAGCATGCAACGTTTGATTGCTGGGGGGAATGACGTAATGTCAGAGCCACCGCGTGGTAACGTGCTTGATTTTATTCGACTCAAACAAGAAGAAACAGTCCAAAAGAAAGAGCGCAAGCCACAAAAACCACCGCAGCCTAAAGAGCCACCACCGCAAATGCAACAACCGCAAATGCAACAAGCAAACCCTAATGCTGACGCGGTAAGTACAAACTTTACCGCCGATGTACAAGCTAATACAGGCTTATCGGGAGGATTAAGCTTGAGCAGCGCCGATGGTGATTATTTACCGATTGTCAAAGTGGCACCTATTTACCCACGACGTGCGCAATCACGGGGCATTGAAGGCTACGTTATTCTTGAATTTACCGTAACGAAAAATGGTTCAGTACGTGACCCCATCGTTATTGAGTCAAAACCTGAAGGCATTTTTGAAAACGCAGCGAAAGACGCAGCACTTAAATTTAAATATAAGCCACGCGTAGTAGATGGTGTAGCAACGGAAGTGGCTGGCGTTCAGAACAAGATTTCGTTTGAAATCGACGGTTAATCGTAAAGTAAACAACGAATAGAGAGAGAACAGTGATGAAATCATTAATTGGTATATTACTTGGGGCTGCAACATTATATGCAGCACCGGTACTGGTCATCAACGATGTTCATGCACAAGAGCAACGTGAATCAGTGCGCGTACCTGCAATGCGTAACAGAGTTTACACGCAACTAGCACGCGCTCAGCAAATTGCTGATGCAGGTGATAAGGCAGCGGGACTTGCTGTACTTGATGAAGTGAAAGAACGTATTGATAGCATGAATGAATACGAAAAGGCCATGTTGTGGAATTTCTATGGTTTTATGTATTATGCAGATGAGAACTTACCGAAAGCTATTGAAAATTTTAATAAAGTCATTAATGAAAAAGCCATTCCTGAATCTTTACGTTTATCAACGTTATATTCTTTGGCGCAGTTGTCGATGCAGCAGCAAGATTACGCACAAACATTGTCATATTTAAAACAATGGCAGGCAGTTAATACCAAAGCGTTAACGGCTCAACAACATGTCTTGTTTGCACAAGTATATTATCAAGATAAGCAGTATGACAATTCGTTAAAAGCAATTGAGCAAGCAATAGAAGTGGTAGCTGCAAGTAATGAACAGCCAGAAGAAAACTGGCTAGTGTTGCAACGAGCGAATTACTATGAATTAAAGCAACCTGAGAAAGTGACTGAAGTCATGGAGTTGATGGTTAAGCTTTATAGTAAGCCAGAATATTGGTTACAACTTGCTGGTATGTATGGTGAAATTGGCCGAGAAGACAAACAAATGGGTGCAATGGAATCAGCATGGCAAGCAGGTTACATCACGAAAGCACAAGATATCGTGACCCTTGCACAGCTTTATCGATATAACAATGTTCCATACAAAGCGGCTGTGTTGTTAGATAAAGAAATTGGTAATGGTAATGTTGTTGCTAATGAAAAACATTTGGAAATGTTGGCGCAATCGTTTATCGCAGCGAAAGAAGATGACAAAGCAATCCCGGTACTTGTGAAGGCGTCTGAAATCGCCGAAGACGGCAAGTTTGATGCGCAGTTGGCACAAGCGTATTTGAATACCGAAAAGTGGGATTTAGCGATTGAATCAGCAGAAAAGGCGATTGAACGTGGCGGAGTTTCACGGTTAGGTGATATGCACTTAATTGTTGGCATGAGTCACTTTAATTTAAAAAACTTTACAGATTCAATGGCCGCGTTTGAACAAGCAGAGCAAATTAAGTCGTCTGCAAAATCAGCTAGCCAATGGTTGAAATATGTTGCGCGTGAAAAGCTTCATCATGATCAGCTTGCGATGTTGAATTAATTGCAGCTCAACACAAACTGGATCCTTTAAGTCGCTTGATGAGTCAAAAGCTAATTGAGCGACTATTCGCTACCGCCGCGTAAAGGGTTTACTCTTCCGCCAGTAACTTTATCAGCTCTACCTTCTTGCTTTGCTTTTTCGGCACGACGTTTTCTAACTTCTTTTGGGTCGGCAATTAACGGTCGGTAAATTTCAATACGGTCAAGGTCGTGAAGCGTGTCATTTAACTTTGCCGTTCTATTCCAAATACCTACTTTATTTACCGATAAATCAATCTCTTCAAATGATGATTGTATGCCAGAGGCTTCGATGGCTTGTTCAACAGTGTATTCTTGGGGCACATTAATTGTTAATAGTGCTTGCTTATCAGGTGTACCGTAAACCACTTCAACTTGGATTTTTTGTTTGGTGTTCACTTCAGCTTGGTTATCCAATGTTTGCTCCATATACTTGTTTAGCGCGTTCAGTAAAGGCCTGTACCATGCTATTGGCAATGCCATTAAACACAGGGCCAAAGGCTAAATCAAGTACTTTGCTCGAAAACTCATAGTCTAAGTGTAAACTTACTTTGCAGGCATCTTCAGAAAGTGGAATTAACTGCCATTTACCGGTTAGGTATTTAAATGGACCATCCAGTAATGACATCGACACTTCTTTATTATTCACAAGGGTGTTCTCAGTGGTAAACCACTTTTTTAAACCACCTTTAGAAACGAGCAACGAAGCGGTCATTTTATTGGCATCTTGTTTAATTATTTTGCTATCACCAC containing:
- a CDS encoding ExbD/TolR family protein yields the protein MRSQLAKVLQEQEEAEEINMTPMLDVVFILLIFFIVTASFVKEAGIEVNRPEAATAVKKERANILVAISDTGEIWINKRRVDVRAVQANIERLKAENPQGTVVIQADKKATTDVLIKVMDSARAAGVFDVSIAADEA
- a CDS encoding MotA/TolQ/ExbB proton channel family protein translates to MVLFIELMNSIREFLDTGGQVLTVIAGVICLMWLLIFERLYFFFVGYQQMKKRMVQAWQNRAERSSWNAEQIRIANVSRVTESLNNNVALIQSLVVLCPLLGLLGTVTGMIEVFDVMAISGSGNARSMASGVSKATIPTMAGMVGSLSGVFIVTWLQRKTKRRTEQMEDALPLAH
- a CDS encoding type II toxin-antitoxin system RatA family toxin encodes the protein MPVISRNALVMFSTEQMFELINDVQAYPQFLPDCGDSKIIKQDANKMTASLLVSKGGLKKWFTTENTLVNNKEVSMSLLDGPFKYLTGKWQLIPLSEDACKVSLHLDYEFSSKVLDLAFGPVFNGIANSMVQAFTERAKQVYGANIG
- a CDS encoding TonB-dependent receptor plug domain-containing protein translates to MTNPHKLQKLAVAVGLGLFSYTNASIAQDQEEQVMEEVVAKATRLQGSAAAVIAERKNQAFVADILGAEQMSRTGDSDAASALRRVTGLTLVDGKFIYVRGLGERYSSARINGANIPSPDLTRNVVPLDIFPSSIIESMAVQKAFSADMPAAFGGGAIDIRTKSVPSDFTASFEAGLSYDSSADEGFTYDRPKGGIPSNLKEAIVQYRGNFAIDNIIKRNGLTDNDNQTVSEQAIAINNDLLRSLPRDLAIKEESLDKGYDFKGHIGNSFDEDFFGGRIGFLASVAYDNDWDSATQKTAVIAQDVEKGCATTLKNADDAANSCYNTVKNSTVTTENERITGVLNLGYTFGTHSISWNNIYLEDNEDELEVAQQESPAGSTVFTIANDGRANRFHDFNYEERTLNISQVIGQHTFVDYWGLGADWQYTESKAKTDIPFSAQYKFRDNFDNSTYVNSNITGDDNRVIFAFTDMEDRVKSYGGNLTLPVYGDGYELELKAGYDFSDRGRHYTTSSFAVNNQAGTGIVVNEDGSSPLTTSGYLTDDFIAGQRILVDFNEPTAPDADDYLAAQKVDAAYGSFDLIYDKIRISGGVRYEDFKQSSIGTSSLIFTKEDLDIFYSPEKIEAGSISEDDVYPSLAFTYLGDDTYQIRASYGETVVRPDLREVVPVAYYDPLTDIRTFGRIGLLSSPIKNYDLRYEYYAENGNNFTVAAFFKDITSPIETVLQVGDEDYSATFVNGETGEVKGIEFEWMYDLNMLADGFFTSGNVTLSDSEVSINPALAGNLTNPTKRMNGHSEYVVNLQLNYDSANGNHSGSLVYNVFGDRIIASGVGGREDALEQPFHALDFVYTYYPDFNSKVKLKVKNLLDESQEVTQSGVIVREKEVGTSISLSYTYEF
- a CDS encoding RnfH family protein, giving the protein MDNQAEVNTKQKIQVEVVYGTPDKQALLTINVPQEYTVEQAIEASGIQSSFEEIDLSVNKVGIWNRTAKLNDTLHDLDRIEIYRPLIADPKEVRKRRAEKAKQEGRADKVTGGRVNPLRGGSE
- a CDS encoding sulfotransferase, with the protein product MNSFDKVFIIGLPRTGTTSICKKCLELGFKVAHTAYTENTFTQAQVIADTPIFNDFIALDHAYPNSKFILLERELEQWVPSIRQLLLRMHKNVVREDGGFNPIIKRCYQAIFSPFSLDNINDDAFLINAYQEHHKRVLAHFAQQPEKLLYLALTDTDALRKLTTFLDTEEASTPFEVLNRGGKVTAWKDIENSNKIASTNNGRATPLPYKF
- a CDS encoding tetratricopeptide repeat protein, with the protein product MKSLIGILLGAATLYAAPVLVINDVHAQEQRESVRVPAMRNRVYTQLARAQQIADAGDKAAGLAVLDEVKERIDSMNEYEKAMLWNFYGFMYYADENLPKAIENFNKVINEKAIPESLRLSTLYSLAQLSMQQQDYAQTLSYLKQWQAVNTKALTAQQHVLFAQVYYQDKQYDNSLKAIEQAIEVVAASNEQPEENWLVLQRANYYELKQPEKVTEVMELMVKLYSKPEYWLQLAGMYGEIGREDKQMGAMESAWQAGYITKAQDIVTLAQLYRYNNVPYKAAVLLDKEIGNGNVVANEKHLEMLAQSFIAAKEDDKAIPVLVKASEIAEDGKFDAQLAQAYLNTEKWDLAIESAEKAIERGGVSRLGDMHLIVGMSHFNLKNFTDSMAAFEQAEQIKSSAKSASQWLKYVAREKLHHDQLAMLN
- a CDS encoding DUF3450 domain-containing protein, with the translated sequence MKMFKLAPASMLVGAITLSLSSVAAQQTDVKEVVEAGKKITTSANKSQQRVDRINEQIQTKLQQFKTLNKEIDGLTVYNQQMQTQIDNQLTELEQLSISMEQVSVIERQVSPLMARMIDSLETFVKLDVPFLPEERANRVEVLRRMLTRADVSVAEKFRQVLEAYQVEVDYGRTIEAYTGLQNVDGQERDVDFLRIGRVSLVYRTRDGQHMGMWDQQSGDWKPLDASYRTDINKALRIARKQLAPDLIVAPVAQTSAE
- a CDS encoding energy transducer TonB, which translates into the protein MFENISRYAVSFALAVFVTIALLWSMQRLIAGGNDVMSEPPRGNVLDFIRLKQEETVQKKERKPQKPPQPKEPPPQMQQPQMQQANPNADAVSTNFTADVQANTGLSGGLSLSSADGDYLPIVKVAPIYPRRAQSRGIEGYVILEFTVTKNGSVRDPIVIESKPEGIFENAAKDAALKFKYKPRVVDGVATEVAGVQNKISFEIDG
- a CDS encoding MotA/TolQ/ExbB proton channel family protein → MNKITKLISALAFGALSTSVIAQDQATSLDQLLKQLEQGQIAQSQENKQREAEFNARKAEQDNMLVDARNTRDQAVNRSAELEQTFQDNEIELGNRIEALNKRMGELKELFGVLQQVAGDARSKFTTSVVSAQIPGRGEFLDQFAQSMGSTSKLASIEEIERLWFELQREMTENGKVHKFNREVVAADGAKSNQEVIRIGGFSLVSNGKYLEYIDETGSVAELIRQPNSRYLDSAQALTTSNGDVVPFALDPTGGSILSLLVQAPDTQERVDQGGAVGYVILAIGAIGLLIALERFITLFLVGNKINRQLKTDVASNDNPLGRVMLVKDENKNADTETLELKLSERILAEVPKITSRLTLIKIVSVVAPLIGLLGTVTGMINTFQAITLFGTGDPKLMAGGISQALVTTVLGLVVAIPMVFISTLLNTRSRGIINILQQQSAGIIAERAESEELAKKGA